From one Simplicispira suum genomic stretch:
- a CDS encoding MDR family oxidoreductase, which yields MSDTFTALVIEEHEGKARSVFRQLRLADLPDDDVLVEVQYSALNYKDGLALSGNRNKVARSLPMVAGVDLAGTVIESRSPLWKAGDPVVLNGFGLSETHWGSFTRYQRVKAEWLLRLPDAFTPLQAMAIGTAGYTAALCVDVLERWGHAQPGRGQVLVTGAAGGVGSVAISLLAKCGYHVTASTGRPETHDYLRGLGASAFIDRATLQGPVRPLQRETWAGAVDSVGSTTLANVLAQMEYGAGAAACGLASGMDLPATVLPHILRSVALLGVDSVMAPMPARHAAWQRLARDLDPAHLEAITTVEPMSRLPELAGAILAGQVRGRVVIDVTR from the coding sequence ATGTCCGATACCTTCACCGCCCTGGTCATTGAAGAGCACGAGGGCAAGGCGCGCAGCGTCTTCAGGCAACTCCGCCTGGCCGACCTGCCGGACGACGATGTGCTGGTTGAGGTGCAGTACTCGGCCCTGAACTACAAGGACGGATTGGCGCTTTCAGGCAACCGCAACAAGGTGGCGCGCAGCCTGCCCATGGTGGCAGGCGTGGACCTCGCGGGGACGGTGATCGAGTCGCGTTCGCCGCTGTGGAAAGCGGGCGATCCGGTGGTGCTCAACGGTTTTGGCCTGTCAGAAACGCACTGGGGAAGCTTTACGCGGTACCAGCGGGTCAAAGCCGAATGGCTGCTGCGTTTGCCCGATGCCTTCACACCCCTGCAGGCCATGGCCATTGGTACCGCCGGCTACACCGCCGCGCTGTGCGTCGATGTACTGGAGCGCTGGGGCCACGCACAGCCGGGCAGGGGCCAGGTGCTGGTGACCGGCGCTGCGGGCGGCGTGGGCTCGGTCGCGATCAGCCTGCTCGCCAAGTGCGGCTACCACGTCACGGCCTCCACTGGCCGGCCCGAAACCCACGACTATCTGCGGGGTTTGGGCGCCAGTGCATTTATTGACCGCGCCACTCTGCAAGGTCCGGTGCGTCCGCTACAACGTGAGACTTGGGCGGGCGCCGTGGATTCGGTAGGAAGCACCACCCTTGCCAACGTGCTGGCGCAAATGGAATACGGCGCGGGTGCTGCAGCCTGCGGCCTGGCCAGTGGCATGGACCTGCCTGCCACCGTGCTGCCGCACATTCTGCGCAGCGTGGCGCTGCTGGGAGTGGATTCGGTGATGGCGCCGATGCCTGCACGCCACGCCGCGTGGCAGCGCCTGGCACGCGATCTGGACCCGGCGCACCTGGAAGCCATCACCACCGTAGAGCCCATGAGCCGCCTGCCGGAACTGGCAGGCGCCATTCTGGCGGGGCAGGTGCGCGGGCGCGTGGTGATTGACGTGACGCGCTGA
- a CDS encoding PepSY domain-containing protein has translation MKHHPFLRSGLLALSLGLVALPTFADDDCDAPVERWQSREAVRQMADRKGWQIQRLKIDDGCYEIRGTDRQGRSFKAKIDPETLKVLKLKQRDRKRDRERGRDREHAEPQPGGAAAPSPLFAPGTAPRGQIE, from the coding sequence ATGAAACACCATCCCTTCCTGCGCAGTGGCTTGCTGGCACTGTCACTGGGCCTGGTAGCCCTGCCGACATTTGCCGATGACGACTGCGATGCGCCGGTAGAGCGCTGGCAATCCCGCGAAGCGGTACGCCAGATGGCGGACCGGAAAGGCTGGCAGATCCAGCGGCTGAAGATCGACGACGGCTGCTACGAGATTCGCGGCACCGACCGCCAGGGCCGCAGCTTCAAGGCCAAGATCGACCCGGAAACTCTGAAGGTGTTGAAGCTCAAGCAACGGGACCGCAAGCGCGACCGGGAGCGCGGCCGTGACCGTGAGCACGCCGAGCCGCAACCGGGCGGCGCTGCCGCCCCATCGCCCCTGTTCGCCCCTGGCACCGCGCCGCGCGGCCAGATCGAGTAA
- a CDS encoding IS110 family transposase, protein MKERSKIHVGLDVHKDSISIAAAESGRMPGRLIGKVTHDVNKLLKVLAKVGNADQLHIVYEAGPTGFGLQRALHSRGYLCEIIAPSQIPRRPGDRVKTDGRDSVQLAECSRAGQLSAVWIPEPEDEAIRDLSRAREDAVNSRVQARHQLKGFLLRHDVRYTGKTSWCGAYYRWLGTLNFGVGAAQTAFTEYWQAVTAADDRVERLTKALESSITGWRFEPVVGALQALRGVAAITAIGLVAEIGDLGRFAHPRKLMGYLGLTPSEHSSGERTSRGSITKTGNAHARRLLTEAAWNYRFKARIGKQAQIRQQALSEPIRRMAWTAQLRLTQRFAALNARGLQVNKACIAVARELAGFIWAIGMQAQREHGQAN, encoded by the coding sequence ATGAAAGAGCGTAGCAAGATTCATGTGGGCTTGGACGTCCACAAGGACAGCATCAGCATCGCAGCGGCCGAGTCCGGCCGAATGCCTGGGCGACTAATAGGCAAGGTCACGCACGATGTGAACAAGCTGCTCAAAGTGCTGGCCAAGGTCGGCAACGCCGATCAATTGCACATCGTGTACGAGGCCGGGCCTACCGGCTTTGGCCTTCAGCGTGCCTTGCACAGCAGGGGCTACCTGTGCGAGATCATCGCCCCCTCGCAGATCCCGCGACGTCCAGGCGATCGAGTCAAGACCGACGGGCGTGACAGCGTTCAATTGGCCGAGTGCTCTCGAGCTGGCCAGCTGAGCGCCGTATGGATTCCCGAACCAGAAGACGAAGCGATCCGTGACCTCTCACGGGCACGCGAAGACGCGGTCAACAGCCGCGTCCAGGCCCGCCACCAACTCAAGGGCTTTCTCCTGCGTCACGACGTGCGCTACACCGGCAAGACCTCGTGGTGCGGCGCCTACTACCGCTGGCTAGGGACGCTGAACTTTGGCGTTGGTGCCGCGCAGACAGCGTTCACTGAATACTGGCAAGCCGTCACCGCTGCAGATGATCGCGTTGAGCGCTTGACCAAGGCGTTGGAGAGCTCAATCACTGGCTGGCGCTTTGAGCCGGTGGTTGGTGCGCTGCAGGCACTGCGCGGTGTCGCCGCGATCACGGCGATTGGCCTGGTGGCAGAGATTGGAGACCTGGGGCGCTTTGCCCATCCACGCAAGCTCATGGGCTATCTTGGACTGACTCCGTCAGAACATTCCAGTGGCGAGCGCACAAGCCGCGGCAGCATCACCAAGACGGGCAACGCGCATGCACGCCGGCTGCTTACCGAAGCTGCCTGGAACTACCGTTTCAAGGCGCGCATCGGCAAACAAGCGCAGATTCGACAACAAGCGCTGTCCGAGCCGATACGAAGAATGGCCTGGACGGCGCAGTTGCGGCTGACACAGCGCTTTGCTGCGTTGAATGCGCGTGGCTTGCAGGTCAACAAAGCCTGCATAGCAGTTGCAAGGGAGCTGGCAGGCTTCATCTGGGCCATCGGCATGCAGGCGCAGCGCGAGCATGGTCAGGCAAACTGA
- a CDS encoding DUF2271 domain-containing protein has translation MSKPLLTVLAAACALAVPALAHSRQVTLTTQLKNYGGDGAYLAVYLADAKGAYAGTLWVAGGKAKYYKHLSDWSRLSAGDAKRLNGVTGASVGAGRTLKVTADLADALMDAGYEIRIDAAAEDMRDSPSEVRVPLTTGNAGKPQAGKQYIQSLTFQLQ, from the coding sequence ATGTCCAAACCTCTTTTGACCGTTTTGGCCGCCGCCTGTGCGCTGGCCGTGCCCGCCCTGGCGCACAGCCGCCAGGTCACGCTGACGACCCAGCTCAAAAACTATGGCGGCGACGGCGCCTACCTGGCCGTGTACCTGGCCGATGCCAAGGGCGCCTATGCCGGCACGCTGTGGGTGGCCGGCGGCAAGGCCAAGTACTACAAGCACCTGTCCGACTGGAGCCGCCTCTCGGCCGGTGACGCCAAGCGCCTCAATGGCGTGACCGGTGCCAGTGTGGGCGCGGGGCGCACGCTCAAGGTGACGGCCGACCTGGCCGATGCACTGATGGATGCGGGCTACGAAATCCGCATTGACGCCGCCGCAGAAGACATGCGCGACAGCCCGTCGGAAGTGCGCGTACCGCTGACCACCGGCAACGCCGGCAAACCGCAGGCCGGCAAGCAGTACATCCAGTCCTTGACCTTCCAACTTCAGTAA
- a CDS encoding ferric reductase-like transmembrane domain-containing protein: protein MRSKVALGIWLLGISLAWMAVAPANLGVSPLVDAQGAAVGWWQLRQHVIYVSGLWSIGLMALVMLLALRLPLFDRLLGGMDQVYRLHKWAGIGAALTAIVHWGAKESSGWMKALWGRAGRPEHDAVLPWLTDARGFAKDLGEWAFYLLLAMVVLTLISRLLPYKHWRILHRAMPVLFLALVLHTVALMPLTFWALPLGLLMGSLLALGSLAAVWSLAGWVGRSRSHAARIQAVTVLGDAPTGAPVEVICAMPPSWPGHRAGQFVFVRFDAAEGAHPFTIASAPHALGNTPEGEPLLRLVIKPLGDYTRTVHRRLHAGQRVDIEGPYGRFHGKGSRRRQQVWVAAGVGVTPFFALLEARQPGRSSKGRDPAAVHMHYCTRDARRDPLLPRLQALCAQAQPPVPLTVHNEAEGQRLTPRDLQAEPGPMDIWFCGPQGLGDALHQHARGPSRWRLHRESFAMR from the coding sequence ATGCGTAGCAAAGTGGCACTGGGAATCTGGTTGCTGGGCATCAGCCTGGCATGGATGGCGGTCGCGCCGGCCAATTTGGGGGTGTCGCCCCTGGTCGATGCGCAAGGCGCCGCCGTGGGCTGGTGGCAGCTGCGCCAGCATGTGATTTACGTGAGCGGGCTATGGAGCATCGGCCTGATGGCGCTGGTCATGCTGCTGGCCTTGCGCCTGCCGCTGTTTGACCGCCTGCTGGGCGGCATGGACCAGGTCTATCGCCTGCACAAATGGGCGGGCATCGGCGCCGCCCTCACTGCCATCGTGCACTGGGGCGCCAAGGAATCGAGTGGTTGGATGAAAGCCCTGTGGGGCCGCGCTGGCAGGCCTGAGCACGACGCCGTGCTGCCCTGGTTGACCGATGCCCGCGGCTTTGCCAAAGACCTGGGCGAGTGGGCCTTCTACCTGCTGCTGGCCATGGTGGTCCTCACGCTGATTTCACGCTTGCTGCCCTACAAGCACTGGCGCATCCTGCACCGCGCCATGCCGGTGCTGTTCCTCGCGCTGGTGCTCCATACGGTGGCCTTGATGCCGCTCACCTTCTGGGCGCTGCCTCTGGGACTGCTGATGGGTTCTCTGCTGGCGCTGGGCAGCCTGGCCGCTGTCTGGTCGCTGGCGGGTTGGGTGGGGCGCTCGCGCAGCCATGCGGCGCGCATTCAGGCAGTCACCGTGCTGGGCGATGCGCCTACGGGCGCGCCCGTCGAGGTGATCTGCGCCATGCCACCGAGCTGGCCGGGGCATCGCGCGGGACAGTTCGTCTTTGTGCGCTTTGACGCTGCGGAAGGCGCCCACCCCTTCACCATTGCCAGTGCACCGCACGCGCTGGGCAACACCCCCGAGGGCGAGCCGCTGCTGCGCCTGGTGATCAAACCGCTGGGCGACTACACCCGCACCGTGCACCGGCGCCTGCACGCCGGACAGCGCGTGGACATCGAAGGGCCGTACGGCCGCTTTCATGGCAAGGGCTCGCGCCGCCGCCAGCAGGTGTGGGTGGCGGCGGGCGTGGGCGTGACACCCTTCTTTGCGCTGCTGGAGGCCCGCCAACCCGGCAGGTCCAGCAAGGGCCGTGACCCCGCCGCCGTGCACATGCACTACTGCACACGCGACGCCCGGCGCGACCCGCTGCTGCCGCGCCTGCAAGCCTTGTGTGCGCAGGCCCAACCGCCGGTGCCGCTCACGGTGCACAACGAGGCCGAGGGCCAGCGCCTCACGCCAAGGGACTTGCAAGCCGAACCCGGTCCCATGGATATCTGGTTCTGCGGCCCCCAGGGCCTGGGCGACGCCCTGCACCAGCACGCACGCGGCCCCAGCCGCTGGCGCCTGCACCGTGAATCGTTTGCCATGCGTTAA
- a CDS encoding PepSY domain-containing protein encodes MGWKAIHRWLGLTAGALALVLGLTGAILAFDPVQQSWQAPAAPGDLSVATLVERVAGTVPGIEEIRHLPSGAIVVFSFSGDQAQAHYVDPADGRVLGAWQPSALPRWVKSLHRSLLLGDAGRWGAAGIALAMGLICISALVLLLRRMGGWRRLGARVRGSLAQRIHVVTGRVVLAVLCLTSLTALTMSASTLGLVTLDAGTEPDVVSVVTGQTALPGAQLSALQNLAVRDLRKLNFPDASDPEDIWSVATLQGEGWVDRYSGNMLAWQDATFAQRIYDWALVLHTGESAWPWAVVLGLVGASVLLFWLSGVVIWWQVRSQTLQITGNSPLAQADVLIFVASEGGSTWGFAQALQDALIHSGHRVHTGALEHFQTAPATRQVFVLAATYGEGQAPAHAKDALERIAKLTTSAVPVTVLGFGDRQYPAFCAFAEALEQTLRARGWPALLPLECIHQQSSQQFTRWGQALAQALGEPLVLDYVPRVPSTTALTLVARQGYREHSDEPTAILRFAWPAQGGGARLGHFAAGDLVGILAPGSAVPRYYSLASGSQDGFLEICVRLLPGGLCSTHLLGLQPGDSIAAFIRSNPGFALPRTRRPVLLIGAGTGVAPLAGFIRRNDRHTPMHLYFGGRDPAQDFYFGPEIQRWLGEGRLASVQTVFSRIPEGGGYVQDALRRDAERVRALLAQGALVRVCGSRAMAKGVAEALDAILAPLHLSVAQLKAKERYAEDVF; translated from the coding sequence GTGGGCTGGAAGGCCATCCACCGCTGGCTGGGTCTGACGGCAGGCGCCCTGGCCCTGGTGCTGGGCCTCACCGGCGCCATCCTGGCGTTCGACCCGGTGCAGCAATCGTGGCAGGCGCCTGCGGCGCCCGGCGATCTGTCGGTGGCCACGCTGGTGGAGCGCGTGGCGGGTACGGTGCCGGGGATTGAGGAAATCCGCCATCTGCCCTCCGGCGCCATCGTGGTGTTCAGCTTTAGCGGCGACCAGGCGCAGGCGCATTACGTGGACCCGGCCGATGGTCGGGTGCTGGGCGCCTGGCAGCCTTCGGCGCTGCCGCGTTGGGTGAAAAGCCTGCACCGCTCGCTGCTGCTGGGCGACGCCGGGCGCTGGGGTGCGGCGGGTATTGCGCTGGCTATGGGCTTGATATGCATCTCGGCCCTGGTTCTGCTGCTGCGCCGCATGGGTGGCTGGCGGCGCCTGGGCGCGCGGGTGCGGGGCTCGCTGGCACAGCGCATCCACGTCGTCACCGGTCGGGTGGTGCTCGCGGTGCTGTGCCTGACATCCCTCACCGCGCTCACTATGAGCGCCTCGACCCTGGGGCTGGTGACTTTGGACGCCGGGACCGAGCCCGATGTGGTCTCTGTGGTCACTGGCCAGACCGCCCTGCCTGGGGCGCAGCTCTCTGCGCTGCAAAACCTCGCCGTCCGGGACTTGCGCAAGCTGAATTTCCCCGACGCTTCCGACCCCGAAGACATCTGGAGCGTCGCCACTCTTCAGGGTGAAGGCTGGGTGGATCGCTACTCCGGGAACATGCTGGCCTGGCAAGACGCCACCTTTGCACAGCGCATCTACGACTGGGCTTTGGTGCTGCACACCGGTGAGTCGGCTTGGCCCTGGGCCGTGGTGCTCGGGCTCGTGGGGGCCAGCGTGCTGCTGTTCTGGCTGTCGGGCGTGGTCATCTGGTGGCAAGTACGCAGCCAGACACTGCAGATCACCGGCAACAGCCCGCTGGCACAGGCTGACGTGCTTATCTTTGTCGCCAGTGAAGGCGGCAGCACCTGGGGTTTTGCCCAGGCGCTGCAGGATGCGCTGATCCACAGCGGGCACCGCGTGCATACCGGCGCCCTGGAGCATTTCCAGACCGCGCCCGCCACGCGGCAGGTGTTCGTGCTCGCCGCCACCTATGGCGAAGGCCAGGCCCCGGCGCACGCCAAAGACGCACTCGAGCGCATCGCAAAATTGACCACCAGCGCCGTGCCGGTGACGGTGCTGGGCTTTGGCGACCGGCAGTACCCGGCCTTCTGCGCCTTTGCCGAGGCACTGGAGCAGACCCTGCGCGCGCGCGGCTGGCCTGCGCTGCTGCCGCTCGAATGCATCCACCAGCAATCGAGCCAGCAGTTCACCCGCTGGGGCCAGGCACTGGCGCAGGCACTGGGCGAACCCCTGGTGCTCGACTATGTGCCGCGCGTTCCGTCCACCACCGCGCTCACGCTTGTAGCGCGCCAGGGCTACCGAGAGCACAGCGACGAGCCCACGGCCATCCTGCGCTTTGCCTGGCCCGCGCAGGGCGGCGGCGCCCGCCTGGGGCACTTTGCGGCGGGCGATTTGGTGGGCATCCTGGCGCCTGGCTCGGCCGTGCCGCGTTATTACTCGCTGGCGTCGGGCTCGCAGGATGGGTTTCTGGAAATCTGCGTGCGCCTGTTGCCGGGTGGCCTGTGCTCTACGCATTTGCTGGGCCTGCAACCGGGGGACAGCATTGCCGCTTTCATCCGCTCTAATCCCGGTTTTGCACTGCCGCGTACACGCCGCCCGGTGCTGCTGATCGGGGCGGGCACGGGCGTGGCGCCGCTGGCCGGTTTCATCCGTCGCAACGATCGGCACACACCCATGCACCTGTATTTTGGGGGGCGCGATCCGGCGCAGGACTTTTACTTTGGCCCCGAAATCCAGCGCTGGTTGGGCGAAGGGCGGCTGGCAAGTGTACAGACGGTGTTCTCGCGCATCCCCGAAGGCGGTGGTTATGTGCAGGATGCCCTGCGCCGCGACGCCGAGCGCGTACGCGCACTGCTGGCCCAGGGTGCCCTGGTGCGCGTCTGCGGCAGCCGCGCCATGGCCAAGGGCGTGGCCGAGGCGTTGGACGCCATCCTTGCGCCGCTGCACTTGAGCGTGGCGCAGCTCAAAGCAAAAGAGCGCTATGCCGAAGATGTCTTCTGA
- a CDS encoding FAD:protein FMN transferase, producing the protein MPKMSSDAAAPCQRATLHGPTMGTRWSASVDCDAALDLDALRQNLAAAVQQVDAQMSPWKPESDLVRLNRAPVDAWVDLPPEILEVLTCAMDIHRQSAGAFDPCVGALVDAWGFGAVRDAPDAAAIHTVRQAAPCPMRESLEIDPAAGRARKRAPVQLDLCGIAKGYAVDRMAAVLQQHGVRHALAALDGELRAVGHQASGAPWAVALESPEAGRRAVRGVIELQDLAVATSGDYRHYMEVGDARLAHTMDARRAAPVNNAVASVTVLAHTCMEADAWATALLVAGPGEGLALAQRRGLEALFLLRRPEGLVEMGLGRFGACGARPSLA; encoded by the coding sequence ATGCCGAAGATGTCTTCTGACGCTGCCGCGCCCTGCCAGCGCGCCACCCTGCACGGCCCGACCATGGGCACGCGCTGGTCTGCCAGCGTGGACTGTGACGCCGCTCTGGACCTGGACGCCCTGCGCCAGAACCTTGCTGCGGCGGTGCAGCAGGTGGACGCGCAGATGTCCCCCTGGAAGCCGGAGAGCGACCTGGTGCGCCTGAACCGCGCACCCGTGGACGCCTGGGTGGACCTGCCGCCTGAAATTCTGGAAGTGCTGACCTGCGCCATGGACATTCACCGCCAAAGCGCAGGCGCGTTTGACCCCTGCGTCGGGGCGCTGGTCGATGCCTGGGGTTTTGGTGCGGTGCGCGATGCACCCGACGCCGCAGCGATCCACACCGTGCGCCAGGCTGCGCCGTGCCCGATGCGCGAGAGCCTGGAGATCGACCCTGCAGCAGGCCGCGCCCGCAAGCGTGCTCCCGTGCAGCTCGATCTGTGCGGCATTGCCAAGGGCTATGCGGTGGACCGCATGGCTGCCGTGCTGCAACAGCACGGAGTGCGCCATGCGCTGGCGGCGCTCGATGGGGAATTGCGCGCCGTGGGCCACCAGGCCAGCGGTGCGCCCTGGGCGGTGGCGCTCGAATCGCCCGAGGCCGGGCGCCGCGCGGTACGGGGTGTGATCGAGCTGCAGGACCTGGCCGTGGCCACCTCGGGCGACTACCGGCACTACATGGAGGTGGGCGATGCGCGCCTTGCGCACACCATGGACGCGCGCCGCGCTGCGCCGGTGAACAACGCCGTCGCCTCGGTCACCGTGCTGGCGCACACCTGCATGGAGGCGGACGCCTGGGCCACCGCCCTGCTGGTGGCCGGCCCCGGCGAGGGCCTTGCCCTGGCGCAGCGCAGAGGGCTGGAAGCGCTGTTTCTGCTGCGCCGCCCCGAAGGGCTGGTGGAGATGGGGCTGGGGCGGTTCGGCGCATGCGGCGCACGGCCAAGCCTTGCATGA